A genomic segment from Armatimonadota bacterium encodes:
- a CDS encoding cell division protein FtsX produces the protein MSVTFRAGCTRMNLSHVEFLVEEALVNLRRNGLMTLAAIGTVALALAVFGGFGLIVWRLENLAKSLPPKFAIDVFLKDHVSRQRAQELHKQLEKHPDIAQVTFKPKEQAWPEFQKELQQEITAALPYNPLPDSFVIQVKDPSRTGAVSTWLKSLPEVDAVRDAKEEVDIILSVATVVRWIGIGGTVLLLIATSIIIYNAIRLTVFARRREIRIMQLIGATAGTIRTPFVLEGVVQGVLGAWIACGLIFGVSRLVSHFVMRKLVFIDSLGGSPMPVWVVFLVLTLLGAAIGGAVSTLSVRKYLQAV, from the coding sequence TTGTCAGTGACGTTCCGTGCGGGGTGTACGCGCATGAACCTTAGCCATGTGGAGTTTCTGGTGGAAGAGGCTCTGGTCAACCTGCGGCGTAATGGCTTGATGACGCTAGCGGCTATCGGCACGGTGGCGCTCGCGCTGGCGGTGTTCGGTGGCTTCGGACTCATCGTCTGGCGACTGGAGAACCTGGCGAAGAGCCTGCCCCCCAAGTTCGCCATCGATGTGTTCCTGAAAGATCACGTCTCGCGCCAGCGAGCACAGGAGCTGCACAAGCAGTTGGAAAAGCATCCCGACATCGCGCAGGTCACCTTCAAGCCCAAAGAACAGGCGTGGCCCGAGTTCCAGAAGGAGCTGCAGCAGGAGATTACCGCCGCATTGCCGTATAACCCATTGCCCGACAGCTTCGTTATCCAGGTCAAAGACCCGTCGCGCACGGGGGCGGTCAGCACGTGGCTCAAGAGCCTGCCTGAAGTGGACGCCGTACGCGACGCCAAAGAAGAGGTGGACATCATCCTGTCGGTGGCAACGGTGGTGCGCTGGATTGGCATCGGCGGAACCGTTCTGCTGCTGATTGCCACCAGTATCATTATCTATAACGCTATCCGCCTGACGGTCTTTGCCCGCCGTCGGGAAATACGCATCATGCAGCTCATCGGAGCCACGGCGGGCACCATCCGCACGCCGTTCGTGCTGGAAGGGGTCGTGCAGGGCGTGCTGGGGGCGTGGATTGCCTGTGGGTTGATTTTCGGGGTGTCCAGGCTGGTCTCACATTTCGTGATGCGTAAGCTGGTGTTTATCGACAGCCTGGGCGGCTCACCGATGCCGGTGTGGGTGGTGTTCCTGGTGCTGACTCTTTTGGGCGCGGCGATTGGGGGTGCGGTGAGTACGCTCTCCGTCCGAAAATACCTGCAGGCAGTGTAA
- a CDS encoding cell division ATP-binding protein FtsE: protein MIEIQEASVTYPNGVHALRNINLRVEKGEFVFLVGATGAGKSTLLRLITREVLPTQGKVIVAGRNVAEIPPHEVPYYRRMMGVVFQDFGLLPNKTVWENVAFALRVLGLPRKEIRKRTANAIELVGLLRRCDSFPAQLSGGEAQRVAIARAIANDPPLLLADEPTGNLDPDTSWDIMQLLSHINIRGTTVLVASHDKYVIDRMRKRVVMLDRGTIVSDVPCGVYAHEP from the coding sequence ATGATCGAGATACAGGAAGCTTCGGTGACATATCCTAACGGCGTACACGCGCTCCGAAACATCAACCTGCGCGTGGAGAAGGGGGAGTTCGTGTTTCTGGTAGGGGCCACGGGCGCGGGAAAGTCTACCCTGCTCAGACTCATCACGCGCGAGGTGCTGCCGACACAGGGCAAGGTCATCGTGGCGGGACGCAATGTCGCCGAGATTCCCCCCCACGAAGTGCCCTACTACCGCCGCATGATGGGTGTGGTCTTCCAGGATTTCGGACTGCTGCCCAACAAGACGGTGTGGGAGAATGTGGCGTTTGCTCTGCGGGTGCTGGGGCTGCCGCGCAAGGAGATTCGTAAGCGCACTGCCAATGCGATCGAGCTGGTGGGACTGTTGCGCCGATGCGATAGTTTCCCCGCTCAGCTATCGGGAGGCGAAGCCCAGCGGGTCGCCATCGCCCGCGCTATCGCCAACGACCCGCCCCTGCTTCTGGCGGATGAGCCGACGGGCAACCTGGACCCGGATACCTCCTGGGACATCATGCAGCTGCTCAGCCACATCAATATCCGCGGCACAACCGTGCTCGTCGCCAGCCACGACAAGTATGTGATAGACCGAATGCGCAAGCGCGTGGTGATGCTGGATAGAGGCACGATTGTCAGTGACGTTCCGTGCGGGGTGTACGCGCATGAACCTTAG